Sequence from the Aerococcus tenax genome:
TTAGCCACCGCAAAAATGGCTTCATAGATATTAATCAGTAACTCATCCATGACTTGGTTGGTCTGACTGGGAATTCCTAAGAGAAAGACCAGGTCAATGGGCCGACCCTTTTCTTTGATATCGGCTTCCACTTGACCGATGAATAGGATGATTTGATCAAAATCTTCAACCACCGTATGGGGCATGGCTATTCCTTGGTCAAAAACCGTATCACTAATGGTTTCCCGTTCAAAGATAGCTTGTTGGAAATCTGAGGAAATTCCGGTCTCTTCAATGACTTTGTCCGTCATCACTCGGAGCAAGTCTTCGTAACTTTCCCCTTGGTCTAAAGTAAGAAAGTCCAAATAAACCAACTGGGAAAAGAGAGGATTATGCCGTTGGACACTATTCCACTGCGACCGAATATAAGACTCATCGAATAAATTATCCAGTTGAATAATGGGCCGTTTGATTCTGGTCTTGTCTAAAGGAATAGTAGTGAAGATCGCAAAGTATTGACTAGGATCTTCCTGGTTAAATTCCCCTTCTGAGAAAGTGGATAACTCTAAACTGGTCCCTAAGATGCGTTGAATCTGCATCTTAATCAAACGGGCTGTGCCCTTACCGGTGTGACAAACGATAGCAATTTTTTGACTTTTCAAACTTACTTGCCGGTTGATAACCAATTCAAAGTAGAGACTCAGGTAAGATAACTCAATGCCTGGTACCTCACGGTCTAAGACTTCTTCCAAGACCCGGCCAGTAATCTCTGCCAGGGTGAAGGACAACGGGTATTGTTGCTGGACCTCATGGAAAAATAAATCATCACTATTGACCCGGAATAACAAGCGATGAAGAAGAAAAATTAAATGATTGCGCATAGCTTGGTATAACTTTTCCTGGTCAAATTCAATAGCTAAGTCACGTTGAATGGCTTGGAGTATTTCTTGGTAAACCTGGTCAACAAAGGCTGAGTTAAAGCTCTCCGGCACAATGTCTTCCTTATTGTAAATATTAAAAGGATAGGCCAGGTACTGGTATTCATAATGACTTAGGGTGAGGTTGAAATAATCTTCAATTTCAGCAATAAAGACTTCGTAGTCCTCTTGTCCTTGTAAGAAATTCTGGTAATGAGGCATCTCACTCATCAAACCGTGCCCTTGACGGACACGGAGTAGAGTGACATAAACAACTTTTAAGAGTAAATCTTTGGTGAAATTGGTCATATTAAAATTAGGGGCCAAATTCAACAAATGCGTCTTATCTTTGATAGTGAATTGATCTTCCTTGAAGTAAGAAAGAACGATATTGACATATGCCGTGCGGATATCGAGCTCATCCCCTTCCAGAGTCAAACCCTTATTTGGGGTGCCAACAATGGTGAGGTGATAATCCGTTAACTCTTGGCGAAGGTGGCTGATATCATTATTCACCGTCCCGCGACTAACCGTGGTCACTTCAGCAAGGTCATCGATAATGACAGCCTCTTGGTCTTCAATTAGCTGTTTAAGAATATAGGCTTGCCGTTTATTGGAAGAATTAAAGTCAGTATCTTGGCGAAATTTTCCTGCTAAGATTTTCTTAAAAGCAGCAAAATCTTTAATGGTCAAGTGATAGACCTTATCTTCTAAAGTAATGCTGGCAATGCCTCCCAGCTCCTGGTTAAGGAGTTGGATATTCTTTTTGAGGGTTTGGCGACTTGTCTTCAGCCCCGCTTCGAACTCCGCTTGGGGAATCTTGGGGTGCATATATAAATTATTTAAAATTTCATACCAACGATCAACAAGTGCCATAACACCACTCCTTAACTAGCCTCTTGTCTTGCCTCCCGCAACGTTGATGGTTACTCCGGTAATATAGGAAGAATGGTTAGATACTAAGTAAGCGACCACATCGGCCACTTCACTTAATTTACCGCTGCGGCCTAAAGGAATTGTGGTGGTCTTTGAATACCCAGCACGTAAATCATCGACCGTAATGCCACGGGTATAAGATAGGGATTCTTCATAAGCTAGGGTTCTTAGACCGGTTTCTTCTAAAATCCCAGGAGCCACACCAACCACACGCACATTGTGTTTGCCTAATTCCTTAGACCAAGAGCGGGTAAATGAGTAAACCGCTGCTTTTGTTGCTGCGTAAGGGCTTTGGCCTTCGGAACCTTCTAGTCCTGATTCAGAACCCATATTGATGATTACGCCTTCGCCTTTATCTACTAAGATCCGCCCCACCGCTTGGGCAACCAAGAAGACACCTTTTTGATTGATTGCTACCATTTTATCAAAAGTTGCGTCATCCAGTTCATACTTTCCGTTAGGATCTTTAGGATCTACTAATAAACGGGGAACGTTAATCCCAGCATTATTCACCACAGCGTCCACAGTACCGAAGTGGTCCACCACTTTTTGGACACTGGCTTCCACATTTTCTCGGGAAGACACGTCGGTTTGAACGAAAAGTAAGTTCTCATGTTCCACATGGTTATCGGAAATATCAAAGTTAGCCACCTTACAGCCATCATTTAATAATTCTTCCACCACTGCAGCGCCAATCCCTGAAGAGGCACCTGTAACAATAACTACCTTACCTTCAATACCTAACCAATTTTCCATAATCGATTCACCTCTCTAAATTCTTTTTGTTCTTTTCTTTACACTTAGTATTGTATCGGTAAGCGCTGTCAAAATTAATACAAGGTTTTTTCGCTTGATAAAAAAAGTCTTTGACTAATCCTTTATATAAAAGCGCTGACAATTTTGATATTTCTAGTAAACTATAGGTAGAAGTGATAAGAAGCTTTGCTTGGAAAAGTTTTAAGTGAAGTTCCACAAAGTGATTAAGAAGAAAGGAAGAATGGAATGAAACTTGTTTTAGATACCGCTAATTTAGACAAAATTAAGGACTATGTGACCTATTTACCAGTAGAAGGGGTCACCACCAACCCCAGTATCCTGAAAAAAGCTGGAGATATTGATGTGGTTGAACGACTGAATGCTATCCAAGAAGTGATTGGGGAAGACAAAGACCTCCATGTTCAAGTGGTGGCTAAGGATTATGAAGGGATTGTTAAGGACACTCACGCCATTTTAGAAGCAGTCAATGACCGAGTATGCGTTAAAATTCCAGTGAATAAGGAGGGCTTACGGGCGATTAAAACCTTAAAGGCGGAAGGCGTTCGGATTACCGCCACTGGCATCTATTCTAAAATTCAAGCCCTGTTAGCCGCAGAATTAGGTGCTGACTTCTTAGCCCCTTACGTCAACCGCATGCTTAACTTAGATACCGATCCTTATGAAGTGATTTCTTCGGTTTCCTATCAATTAGCGCGGACCAACAGCGACACCGAAATCATTGCCGCTTCCTTTAAGAATATTAACCAAGTCACCAGCGCCCTAGAAGCCGGCGCCCAATACATTACAGTTGGGGATGACGTTGTGGATAAGTTTGTAGAAAACGCCAATATTCAAAAAGCGGTCAGCGATTTCTCTGCCGATTGGACCGCGGTTCATGACCGGGAAAGTTTTGTATAAGGGATAGTGAAATGAAGAAAGACCTTAGTCAAATTAAATTAGTAATCTTTGACCTAGATGGCACCCTAGTAGATACGGAAAAGATCTATCATGCCGGTTGGCGCCATGTCTTAAAGGACTATGGCGTAACGATTAGTCAAGAAACCCTGGATCAAATGCGGGGAGGAACCCGCCAACACAATAATCATGTCATTCAAAATCTACTAGATGGCGATGAATCATTAGCTAAAGAAGCAAGAGAAAAAAGGAACGCGTATTTTAAAGAAGCGATTACGAAAGAAAGCATAGACCGCAAAGAAGGGGCCTTAGACCTACTCATTTATTTAAAGAATATGGGAACGCCAATTGCTGTAGCAACTTCGTCACCACAGGAACGCGGAGAAAGCGTCTTAAAAACTAGTGGTCTAATGCCTTATATTAATTTTGGAGTTTACGGTGACCAGATTGAAAACGGTAAGCCAGATCCAGATATTTATCTTAAAGTTTTAGAACACTACCAAGTTAGCGGCCAAGAAACGCTTGCTGTTGAAGATTCATTGAATGGCTTAATGGCAAGCACACGTGCAAAAATCCCCAGCTTTTATGTGCCGGAAATTCCATTGAAAGATGGGGAGTTAGAACAAGTGGATGAGAATTTTTTAATCGGTATTTACCCTTCTTTAATAGCAGTTAAGAATGAATTGAATAAATAAAATAGGAAAACCAGCACAGGTCTAGCTCATTGAAGCTAGACTAAATGCTGGTTTCTTTTTTAATCTATAATGCAAGTCAACATTCGCTAGGTGAAAATAGAGTTTTTTTAAGCATAAATCATCAAGCCCGGTCCTCATTTCCGGCTTTTTTTAAAATATTTACGTGACTGACTATATCACTCTGCATCCAAAAATACTAAATCATTGACATTAACATTTATATAATCATTAGAGGAGATAACCTCAACTACCATCTCCTTTTCGTATTTGAATTGGACTAAATACTTGATATACTTGCCCATAAATTGCTTATCTGTCACTATTCCTGGTATCCCTTTCTCTTGCTTGTTTAAGATAAATTCTTCTGGTTTAACCGGATAGATATTATGCTCAACAAAATAATTAGCAATCTTCTTTGGCTCCCATATCGTTCTTACCCCGTTTTCAGGAGTGAAAGCTCCCTTATTCCATGTCCCTTTCACTATAGACGATCTCCCGATGAATTGGGCGACAAAGTCGTTAGTTGGGAAATGATATAAGTTATAAGGTGTATCCATTTGAGAGATTTCTCCATTATTCATCACAACAATGCGATCGGCCAAAGCCATGGCTTCTAATTGGTCATGGGTAACATAGAGAAAAGTTGACCCTACAGTCTGATGGATTTTTTTGATTTCATGAATCATGGAATCTTTTAAATGGGCATCTAAGGCGCTGAGGGGCTCATCCATGAGTAAGACATTTGGGCCGGAGACCAAAGCTCGTCCTAGGGAGACGCGTTGTTTTTGTCCCCCAGATAATTCATGTGGGTAACGATTTTTAAGCTCCTGAAGTTGTAACATGTCTAAAGTCTGATGGATTCGTTTCTTTTTTTCTTCCTTACTCAATTTGTTCTTAAGTACAGAGCTATTCAATGGATATAATAAGTGTTCAAAAACTGATAAATGAGGCCAAAGGGCAAAATGTTGGAATACCATTCCGAAGCCTCTTTCTTCCACAGGCACATTTTCACCTTCCTGATAGAGAAGTTTATCCCCTAATTGAATAGTGCCCGCATCAGGAGTTAAAAAACCAGCGATCGACCGTAAGAAAGTCGTTTTCCCACAACCTGAAGGACCTAATATCGCAATAAATTCTCCTTTATTGAATGAAACAGAGATATTATTCAATGCCACATTATTCCCATAGGCCTTACTTAACTGAGTAATTGTCATTTGATCCGTCAATTGATTTTTCCTCCTTAGCTAGGAAATAATTTCTACAGAATAAGAGCAATAAAATGAATAGGGTCAGTAAAACAGAATATGCTTGAGCTGTATTGGTATCGCCACTAGTTTGTAAATTATAAATGGTTAAGCCAATCGTTTTCGTATTGGCAGCAGCTAAGAGGGAGGATAAAGTTAATTCCGTCAATGCACTACTAAACATTAAAAAGGAACTCGATAATAGTTGCCCTTTCATCAAGGGTAAAATAATTTTTCTCCAAATTTGAGGCTGCTTTGAACCTGAAATCTGTGCCGATTGTTCCAAGTCAACAGGAATACTAGTGATAGCTGTGGATGAGCCGTTAAAAATAACCAAAAAGTAACGTGTGATATAAGCAATAAACAGAATCAATAAGCTGCCATAGACATTAGGAACATTACTCCAATAAAGAATCATGCTTAAAGCCAAAACGATCCCAGGCGTTGAATATGTGATTGACGCACCCAACTCCAATAAAGAGGTTGCTTTGGAATCGATCCTTGATTTGTAATAAGTAGCAAAAATGCTTAGCATTAAGCAGACTAAAATAGCTAAAGTCGTTAAGATGAAGCTGTTCCAAAAGCCGTTATACATCGAGGGCGTTTGTAAAATAAAGGCATAATTATCCAAAGCCATATTAGAAACATCGAAAATACTTCTACTATAACCAACTTGTAAGGACGAAAAGAACATGGTCACCAAGGGCAGAATATTTAGTGTTAGTAAAATGATAAACATCATACCTTCGACCGTTCGTCTATATTTAGGAGTTAACTGAATACGGTCATTAGAACGAGCTCTCTCCGTATCAATGGCAACAGATTTTCTCAGCATATAAGCCCTAAAGGCCACTCCAGTAAAGGCAATCAATGACAAAATGATCGATAGAACAGCAGCCTCATTAAAGCTATGCGGTCCGAAACCAATCGCTTTTTCGTAAATATAGGTACTTAATACCGGAATCCCACTAGGCGTCCCCAAGGTAGAAACAATAGCAAAATTGTCAATAGCACTTAAAAAGGCTAAAATAATTCCGTTTGCTATCCCATACTTAGCGGAAGGCAAATTGATATTTTTAAGCGTTGATACAATGTTATATCCAGATATACGAGAAGCCCATTCTTGTTCAATAGGAACTTTCTTTAAGATATCAATGACATTTAAATAAACAAGAGCTGCATTACTAAGTCCTAATATAAAAATCATCCCTCCCATTGAATATAAATTGACCATGGGAAGCTTCAACTGAGTTAAGAGACTATTCATTGGACTATTGAAGGCAAAGACCGATGTCCAAGATAGCGTCATAATATAGCCCGGAATAACAAAGGGCAGAATGGTTAATAGCTCAAAAGCTTTTTTAAAACGAATGTTTGTATAGGCAACAATGATCGCCACCAATAATCCAAAAATAAATGAAATACAAGTTGAACCAAGGCCTAATATTAAAGTGTTTTTAATGGCTTGAAATGTCCGGCTTGAATCGAAAATAAGCGCAAAATTTTCAAAACCAAGTCCAGCGGGCGTCTCAATCCCCTTAATTATTATGGTAAGTAAGGGGCAGATAAAAACGGTTAAGGCAATAAAGGAAAAGATTAATCGCCAAAATAATTGGGAATGTTGTTTTAGCATGATTTTCACTCTTTCATATAAAGAAAAGGCTAAAGACAAAACCTTCCTTAACCTTTTCATCTCTCTATTCAGTTAAAAATTCTTATTGACCGAATAATTCTGCAAATTTTTCCTTATCTGCATCACGTGTTTCCAATACTTGTTGAGAGTTATAGTCCATGGTTTTAATATCAGAAACCCCTTTTAGCCCCTCAGGCGCTTGAACGCCTTCACGAACTGGCGTGTAACCAATTTCTGCAGTGACTTCTTGTCCTCTTTCTGAAAGAATAAAATCAACAAAATGTTGGGCTAATTCTGCGTTTTTAGCCCCATTAATAATTCCAATCGGCTCGGTAACATAGAGGGCTCCCTCTTCTGGGTAAACAAATTCAATAGGTGCCCCATCATTTTTAGCCCGAATAGCCATATAGTCAACTAACATTCCCATGCCTTGCTGGCCATTGAGTAGGGCATCGCGAACGGTACCATTACCTTGCCCGACAAAGACATCGTTAGCTTTGAGGTCTTCATAGAAATCCCAACCTAGATTACCATCCTGGGTCAAAATCGATAAGTTGAGAGACGCAGCCCCTGAGTACAATGGACTTGGGATCATCGGCATGCCTTTATACTTCGTATCGGTCATACTTTTAAAGCCGTCAATTTCATTGGCATCAACCATATCCGTGTTCACTGCCATACCAGTCACAATTAATTTGGTCCCCGCATACTTAAAATCAGGATGAACATAATCACTAGGAATCTTATCGAGCTCAGGAGATTCATAGGACTGAAGCAGGTCTTCATTGGCTAATTGGTCAAAGGTAAAACTATCCGAAACAAGCAATGCATCTGCTAAAACTTCGCCTGTCTCTTTTTCCGCCATAACTTTTGAAATAACTTCTTCGGTACCTGAACGGAATATATTTACTTTTATATCGGGATACTCTTTATTGAATGCTGCAACCAATTTATTGATGTCTTCTTCAGGTTGAGAAGTATAAAGAACAAACTCGCCAGAAGCTGAATTGCTTTCCCCAGCTTGGCCTGAGCTCGTTCCCGTGTTATTTGATACATTAGGTTGCTCAGCTGTAGAACAAGCGGAAAGAAAGATAAAAGTAAACAATAATAATAAGGGTTTGAACAACTTTTTCATTATACGAATCCTCCACAAATTAAAAATGCTACTGATAAGTTTATTTGTCGACGTACTCTAAAATAACGCCAGTTATGTCTAGCTTGGCCTTAGATAATAATTATCAGTCGTATAGCTTATTTTCTTTTTACAGGAATGCTTACTTACTGACACCAGAGTTCCTTTTTAACAAATTCATTGTAGCAATTTCATGTAAATTTAAGGTAAAAATACAATATAGTTTGCGTTAAGCCACCGAAAAATATGTAAAGAAATTCAAGTAAGATAATAAAATTTGTTCAATACAATCAAATAAACTATCCATAAATATATATTAGACAGATTTTTGTAAATTTTTCTTTATTGCTATGTCGCTAGGTATCACTTTGGGGATATTTTTGAAAATAAAAAGCTCCTCTCAAGGTCAATTCACTATATACCTTAAGAGGAGCTGCCTATATAATTTTATATCTTATTGCATTTCCTTCATTGCTTCTTGTTCTTGTAATAATAACTTCTTGTCATAGCTTCTAATAAATGGGTAATAGACTAAGAATGCTACAGCAGCACAAGCTAATGCAAGGATACCGGCCTTAATATCGCCACCACTACCAATAAATGCTCCTAAACCAACAGGCGTTGGCCAAGCCATTTGAGCGATAACAGGACGAGCGAAGCCACTAGCAATTCCGATATAACCAACAGTCATTGACGCGATTGGAGCTAGGAACCATGGAATCATTAGGTCCACATTATATAAGAATGGAATACCAAAGATTAAGGGTTCATTAATATTAAAGAGTGCTGGAACTGCAGACGCCTTGCCAATCGCACTTAATTGTTCTGATTTTGCCCGAGTTGCTAACCAGAAGCAAAGTACTAGGGTAGCACCCGATCCCCCAATAGTAACATAAGCATTATTAAATTCACCAGCAAATGGGATGGATGCGCCAGCAACATTAGCGGTTAAGTTAGCGAATGTAATGGGTTGTAGGAAGGAAGTCACCAAGGTCGCCCCATGAATCCCAACAAACCATAATGCTTGCATAATAATATAAATAACAACTAGACCTAGCCAAGAATTGGCTAAATTAGTAATGAATCCAAAAGGAACTTCTAAAATTGTAAAGATATCGTAGCCCAAAGATAGTAATAATGCATTAATCAATAACACAACAATAGCGATTGCAAAGGCAGGGATTAAAGCGGTAAATGAATTAGCCACCCCTGCAGGTACAGCTTCTGGGAGTTTAATGGTAATATTCTTTTTCACACAGAAACGATAGATCATCACAGCGATGGTAGCCATAATAATTCCTGTAAAGATCCCCACAGTCCCTAAACGACTTAAGCCATCGGCACCGACACTCCATCCATTAACAATTTGGACATCGGCTTCTGGGTCAATAAGGTGGACTAACTTAGTAACGCCACCTTCCATGACAAGGTTCGGAATGGTCATAAAGAAGGCGAAGGCTGAAAGTAAGCCACCGTTAATTGCTGAGAGGTCAAGATCTTCTTCATCAGCATAAATTTTAGTTAATTCATAACCTAATAGAATATTAAAGTATAATGCCAAAATTCCCATCGTTGCTTTATTAGCTAACATGTACAAATCGCTAAACTTGAAGAAAGTAGCTTCATAAAATCCTTGAAGGGAGGGAAAGGCTTGTGGGAGAACATTAATAACCAAAAACATTGACCCTACAATAGTAAAAGGAATGGTTCCCATCCCAGTATTGGTAATTGCCCGAACAAATTTATATTGAGAAAAAGTCCCTAAAGGCCCCAGTATATATTTATCCATCCAATTATTAATCTTATTATTTTCAGACATATCTACTCACTCATTTCTTTTAATATTGACTCATATTTTAATGCGGATAAATACCATTTATCTTTTTTCCTTCTAACCGTAGCGAGTTGATTTAAATTCCAAACGCATAACACAATACCAAATAAAAGTATCCCTAAAACAATCACTCTTCCCGATTCTACATTACTTAAAAAAGGGAAAAATATCTTGATATCATTCATTATTAAAATCGGTAGTGAGATGATAAGATTGACTACTATTTGGCTGATAAAATACAATTGCGTCATAGGAAATTTCACCATGCTGTCTACAGAATGATGGCTGCTTTTAATAATTTCAAACATAGCAAGTATTGAAGCAATCATTAACAAAAGAGGAATCAATAAAAATAGATTCTTAGTTAAGATCAAAGGAATCAACCAATTTAAGTTAACGAAGAAAAAGATTGGTAAAGAATAACGCGCTAGAAATAAACGCCTGTTTTTCATATTTCGGGTAGCCATTTTGTATTCACTAATCTTTTTATTCATTGCCATCACTTGCCTTCAATTAGGTTTGCAAAACGTTCATACATCCGTAAAAATTCATTTGCCATTTCTTGCAGGGTCATTGTGGTCATCAAATGATCTTGTGCATGAACTAGGATAACTTCCATTTTTACATCTTCCCCTGAAGCATATTGTTGCAAGAGTTCAGTTTGGGCATTGTGAGCCTTATTGAGATTATCGGTTGCGTCTTCTAATTTTTGTTTGGCGTCTTCAAAATTGCTGTCATACATTGCATCTAAGGCTTCATGAACCAGCGCTCGAGCATCGCCTGAATGCAAAATGATTTGAAACGCAACTTCTGTGATTTTATCCTTATCCATATAATTACCTCTTTATTACAATGACTCTTCAACGATTCCTGCTAATTTTTGTGTAGCTGTTGGAATTGGAACATAAGTTTGCGGTGGAATATTAATAATTGGTTTATCTTTCTTATCAGCCTCACCCTTCAAATTTTTGAATTGCATTTTTGCTTGTGGGCTTACCATATAAAGATCATAAGCATCTTTTTGAATCAAACTTGGCCCTTTAGAAATTGTTGTTGCCTCAACCTCAATTTCTTTGCCGTTTTCACTAAAATAATCCGTTAATTTTTTGGCAATCATCGATGATGACATACCTGCTGCACAAATAATCAAAGCCTTTTTCATAATATAAACACCTTTCTTTAATTTAATTTATTTTTTAACCACTTAATAAAGTTATCAAAATTGCTGATATGATTTTGATCAATTTCAGATGCTAATTCCCTATCTTCTAATAAAGGAAGTAACAGACGACTCAAGGAATCAATATTACCCTGGTTCATTTTACCGGGAGATAATAGAAAAACTAGCTTGATTGCTGGATGGTCATTGTCCCAATATATCCCCTTTTGACAGACTGCAACTCCTATGTGAGTCTCTTTACTGACTGCATTTATCGGATGGGGTACTGCGACCACTTTAGAAAAAGCGACACTACCAAATTTTTCTCGATAAGTTAATTGATCAATCATTTTTTCTTTCTCAAAATCTGGCTCGACCTGCTGGATTTTATCCAACAAATTTCCAACGACAGTTTCCTTGGAAATTTCTCTTTGATAATAAGTAAATAAATCACGCTTTAAATAAGTAAACAACAAGGAAGTATGGGATAAAGAGTTCCAAATGTCATCATTATTATTGAAATGACTTTTGCTTTTCTCCCTTTTAATACATTTCAAATTGTGATCAATTTTTTCTTTATCGACGTCACTTAATAAAATCGATACATTGACCACTGGAACATTAAATATAATGCCTGATAAATCGATAGCAGAAATAATAATGTCTACATCCTTTAATGAATCATTATTAATTTCAAAATAGCCTATTGTATCCTTAACGTGCATATAATTGCCATACTCATTGATCAGTCGCTGCTTTAACATTTCAGCACTACCTATCCCTGAAGCGCACACCACCAATGCATTAATCTGCAGACTTCTCTTTGAACGTTCCTTTGCCGCTAAGAAGTGTAAGGCAATGAAAGCAATCTCATCTTCAGACAAAACTAAGTGCTGCCATTTATCAATGGAATGTAGCGATTCCTTAATTTCCAAA
This genomic interval carries:
- a CDS encoding BglG family transcription antiterminator, whose amino-acid sequence is MALVDRWYEILNNLYMHPKIPQAEFEAGLKTSRQTLKKNIQLLNQELGGIASITLEDKVYHLTIKDFAAFKKILAGKFRQDTDFNSSNKRQAYILKQLIEDQEAVIIDDLAEVTTVSRGTVNNDISHLRQELTDYHLTIVGTPNKGLTLEGDELDIRTAYVNIVLSYFKEDQFTIKDKTHLLNLAPNFNMTNFTKDLLLKVVYVTLLRVRQGHGLMSEMPHYQNFLQGQEDYEVFIAEIEDYFNLTLSHYEYQYLAYPFNIYNKEDIVPESFNSAFVDQVYQEILQAIQRDLAIEFDQEKLYQAMRNHLIFLLHRLLFRVNSDDLFFHEVQQQYPLSFTLAEITGRVLEEVLDREVPGIELSYLSLYFELVINRQVSLKSQKIAIVCHTGKGTARLIKMQIQRILGTSLELSTFSEGEFNQEDPSQYFAIFTTIPLDKTRIKRPIIQLDNLFDESYIRSQWNSVQRHNPLFSQLVYLDFLTLDQGESYEDLLRVMTDKVIEETGISSDFQQAIFERETISDTVFDQGIAMPHTVVEDFDQIILFIGQVEADIKEKGRPIDLVFLLGIPSQTNQVMDELLINIYEAIFAVANNQDLKVLLKTTHSLEEIQDILQGDDAL
- a CDS encoding SDR family oxidoreductase; its protein translation is MENWLGIEGKVVIVTGASSGIGAAVVEELLNDGCKVANFDISDNHVEHENLLFVQTDVSSRENVEASVQKVVDHFGTVDAVVNNAGINVPRLLVDPKDPNGKYELDDATFDKMVAINQKGVFLVAQAVGRILVDKGEGVIINMGSESGLEGSEGQSPYAATKAAVYSFTRSWSKELGKHNVRVVGVAPGILEETGLRTLAYEESLSYTRGITVDDLRAGYSKTTTIPLGRSGKLSEVADVVAYLVSNHSSYITGVTINVAGGKTRG
- a CDS encoding fructose-6-phosphate aldolase — protein: MKLVLDTANLDKIKDYVTYLPVEGVTTNPSILKKAGDIDVVERLNAIQEVIGEDKDLHVQVVAKDYEGIVKDTHAILEAVNDRVCVKIPVNKEGLRAIKTLKAEGVRITATGIYSKIQALLAAELGADFLAPYVNRMLNLDTDPYEVISSVSYQLARTNSDTEIIAASFKNINQVTSALEAGAQYITVGDDVVDKFVENANIQKAVSDFSADWTAVHDRESFV
- a CDS encoding HAD family hydrolase, with the translated sequence MKKDLSQIKLVIFDLDGTLVDTEKIYHAGWRHVLKDYGVTISQETLDQMRGGTRQHNNHVIQNLLDGDESLAKEAREKRNAYFKEAITKESIDRKEGALDLLIYLKNMGTPIAVATSSPQERGESVLKTSGLMPYINFGVYGDQIENGKPDPDIYLKVLEHYQVSGQETLAVEDSLNGLMASTRAKIPSFYVPEIPLKDGELEQVDENFLIGIYPSLIAVKNELNK
- a CDS encoding ABC transporter ATP-binding protein, which translates into the protein MTDQMTITQLSKAYGNNVALNNISVSFNKGEFIAILGPSGCGKTTFLRSIAGFLTPDAGTIQLGDKLLYQEGENVPVEERGFGMVFQHFALWPHLSVFEHLLYPLNSSVLKNKLSKEEKKKRIHQTLDMLQLQELKNRYPHELSGGQKQRVSLGRALVSGPNVLLMDEPLSALDAHLKDSMIHEIKKIHQTVGSTFLYVTHDQLEAMALADRIVVMNNGEISQMDTPYNLYHFPTNDFVAQFIGRSSIVKGTWNKGAFTPENGVRTIWEPKKIANYFVEHNIYPVKPEEFILNKQEKGIPGIVTDKQFMGKYIKYLVQFKYEKEMVVEVISSNDYINVNVNDLVFLDAE
- a CDS encoding ABC transporter permease; translated protein: MSLAFSLYERVKIMLKQHSQLFWRLIFSFIALTVFICPLLTIIIKGIETPAGLGFENFALIFDSSRTFQAIKNTLILGLGSTCISFIFGLLVAIIVAYTNIRFKKAFELLTILPFVIPGYIMTLSWTSVFAFNSPMNSLLTQLKLPMVNLYSMGGMIFILGLSNAALVYLNVIDILKKVPIEQEWASRISGYNIVSTLKNINLPSAKYGIANGIILAFLSAIDNFAIVSTLGTPSGIPVLSTYIYEKAIGFGPHSFNEAAVLSIILSLIAFTGVAFRAYMLRKSVAIDTERARSNDRIQLTPKYRRTVEGMMFIILLTLNILPLVTMFFSSLQVGYSRSIFDVSNMALDNYAFILQTPSMYNGFWNSFILTTLAILVCLMLSIFATYYKSRIDSKATSLLELGASITYSTPGIVLALSMILYWSNVPNVYGSLLILFIAYITRYFLVIFNGSSTAITSIPVDLEQSAQISGSKQPQIWRKIILPLMKGQLLSSSFLMFSSALTELTLSSLLAAANTKTIGLTIYNLQTSGDTNTAQAYSVLLTLFILLLLFCRNYFLAKEEKSIDGSNDNYSVK
- a CDS encoding ABC transporter substrate-binding protein produces the protein MKKLFKPLLLLFTFIFLSACSTAEQPNVSNNTGTSSGQAGESNSASGEFVLYTSQPEEDINKLVAAFNKEYPDIKVNIFRSGTEEVISKVMAEKETGEVLADALLVSDSFTFDQLANEDLLQSYESPELDKIPSDYVHPDFKYAGTKLIVTGMAVNTDMVDANEIDGFKSMTDTKYKGMPMIPSPLYSGAASLNLSILTQDGNLGWDFYEDLKANDVFVGQGNGTVRDALLNGQQGMGMLVDYMAIRAKNDGAPIEFVYPEEGALYVTEPIGIINGAKNAELAQHFVDFILSERGQEVTAEIGYTPVREGVQAPEGLKGVSDIKTMDYNSQQVLETRDADKEKFAELFGQ
- the celB gene encoding PTS cellobiose transporter subunit IIC: MSENNKINNWMDKYILGPLGTFSQYKFVRAITNTGMGTIPFTIVGSMFLVINVLPQAFPSLQGFYEATFFKFSDLYMLANKATMGILALYFNILLGYELTKIYADEEDLDLSAINGGLLSAFAFFMTIPNLVMEGGVTKLVHLIDPEADVQIVNGWSVGADGLSRLGTVGIFTGIIMATIAVMIYRFCVKKNITIKLPEAVPAGVANSFTALIPAFAIAIVVLLINALLLSLGYDIFTILEVPFGFITNLANSWLGLVVIYIIMQALWFVGIHGATLVTSFLQPITFANLTANVAGASIPFAGEFNNAYVTIGGSGATLVLCFWLATRAKSEQLSAIGKASAVPALFNINEPLIFGIPFLYNVDLMIPWFLAPIASMTVGYIGIASGFARPVIAQMAWPTPVGLGAFIGSGGDIKAGILALACAAVAFLVYYPFIRSYDKKLLLQEQEAMKEMQ
- a CDS encoding PTS cellobiose transporter subunit IIA, which produces MDKDKITEVAFQIILHSGDARALVHEALDAMYDSNFEDAKQKLEDATDNLNKAHNAQTELLQQYASGEDVKMEVILVHAQDHLMTTMTLQEMANEFLRMYERFANLIEGK
- a CDS encoding PTS cellobiose transporter subunit IIB, yielding MMKKALIICAAGMSSSMIAKKLTDYFSENGKEIEVEATTISKGPSLIQKDAYDLYMVSPQAKMQFKNLKGEADKKDKPIINIPPQTYVPIPTATQKLAGIVEESL